Proteins encoded in a region of the Schaalia hyovaginalis genome:
- a CDS encoding ATP-binding cassette domain-containing protein: MINVSDFSLRIGARDLVRHASFRIDKGMRIGLVGRNGAGKTTTMRLLAGERDKGAAEHEGSITSNGTIGYLAQDTHIGEQALSARERIISVRGIDEIIAKIRKAEHEMASTEGARQVKAMERYVRLDQQFTAQGGWAANAEAAQIAHSLGLEDRVLEQSLDTLSGGQRRRVELARVLFSGADVLLLDEPTNHLDHDSILWLRDWIKTFPGGVMMISHDVKLLGETVNQVFYLDAMRAEIDVYHLGWSAYLLQREEDERRRRKERANAVKKAEQLRAQGEKMRAKATKAVAAQQMLRRADELLAQAGAEAVQEKVARLRFPDPSPSGRVPLTAEGLSKSYGSLEVFTGVDLAIDRGAKVVVLGLNGAGKTTLLRLLSGIEAPDTGEVIPGHGLKLGYYAQEHETLDNAASVRDNMAHAAPELDETHLRNILGQFLFSGDDVDKPVSVLSGGEKTRLALATLVVSGANVLLLDEPTNNLDPASREEILNALGSYEGAVVLVTHDPGAVTALHPDRVLLLPDADEDLWDDSYLDLVTLT, encoded by the coding sequence GTGATCAATGTTTCGGATTTCTCTTTGCGCATCGGCGCCCGCGATCTCGTGCGTCATGCGAGCTTCCGCATCGACAAGGGCATGCGGATCGGTCTCGTTGGCCGCAACGGCGCGGGGAAGACCACGACGATGCGGCTCCTCGCCGGTGAGAGGGACAAGGGGGCGGCCGAGCATGAGGGTTCGATCACCTCGAACGGCACCATCGGCTACCTCGCCCAGGACACGCACATCGGAGAGCAGGCGCTGAGCGCGAGGGAGCGCATCATCTCCGTGCGCGGCATCGACGAGATCATCGCGAAGATCCGTAAGGCCGAGCACGAGATGGCTTCGACCGAGGGCGCCCGGCAGGTCAAGGCGATGGAGCGCTACGTGCGCCTCGATCAGCAGTTCACCGCGCAGGGAGGGTGGGCGGCGAACGCCGAGGCCGCTCAGATCGCCCATTCTCTGGGGCTCGAGGACCGCGTCCTCGAGCAGAGCCTGGATACCCTGTCCGGCGGGCAGCGGCGCCGCGTGGAACTCGCCCGTGTGCTCTTCTCCGGCGCGGACGTCCTGCTCCTCGACGAGCCGACGAACCACCTCGACCACGATTCAATCCTGTGGCTGCGGGACTGGATCAAGACCTTCCCCGGCGGGGTCATGATGATCTCCCACGACGTCAAGCTGCTGGGGGAGACCGTCAACCAGGTCTTCTACTTGGATGCGATGCGGGCCGAGATCGACGTGTACCACCTCGGGTGGTCGGCCTACCTCCTCCAGCGCGAGGAGGACGAGAGGCGCCGTCGCAAGGAACGGGCGAACGCCGTGAAGAAGGCCGAGCAGCTGCGCGCCCAGGGCGAGAAGATGCGGGCGAAGGCGACGAAGGCCGTGGCTGCCCAGCAGATGCTGCGCAGGGCAGATGAACTCCTCGCTCAGGCCGGCGCCGAGGCCGTCCAGGAGAAGGTGGCGCGTCTGCGTTTCCCCGATCCTTCGCCCTCGGGGAGGGTGCCTTTGACGGCGGAGGGCTTGTCGAAGTCCTACGGGTCCCTCGAGGTGTTCACGGGCGTGGATCTTGCGATCGACCGCGGTGCGAAGGTCGTGGTCCTCGGCCTCAACGGTGCGGGCAAGACGACCCTGCTGCGCCTTCTTTCGGGCATCGAGGCGCCGGATACGGGCGAGGTGATCCCCGGTCACGGCCTCAAGCTCGGCTACTACGCGCAGGAGCATGAGACCCTCGATAATGCGGCGAGCGTGCGGGACAACATGGCGCACGCCGCTCCCGAGCTCGATGAGACGCATCTTCGGAACATCCTCGGCCAGTTCCTCTTCTCCGGCGACGACGTCGACAAGCCCGTCTCGGTGCTCTCCGGCGGTGAGAAGACGCGACTCGCGCTTGCGACGCTCGTGGTTTCCGGAGCGAACGTGCTCCTCCTCGATGAGCCGACGAACAACCTCGACCCGGCATCGCGCGAGGAGATCCTCAACGCCCTCGGATCCTACGAGGGCGCGGTCGTCCTGGTCACCCACGATCCGGGGGCGGTGACGGCGCTGCACCCGGACCGCGTGCTCCTCCTGCCCGATGCGGACGAGGACCTGTGGGACGACTCCTACCTCGACCTCGTGACGCTGACCTGA
- a CDS encoding YbhB/YbcL family Raf kinase inhibitor-like protein, which translates to MDLLARPIAPDPYDLLPPVPGFDLVSADMVDGAPMPESATLAGGSTSPHLHWEGFPEQTRSFVVTCFDPDAPTPSGWWHWMVVDLAPHQTTLPRGAGRSDLELDGAAFHIRVDHGDPDYFGAAPPRGDRPHRYIFAVHALDLDTLGLDDEATPAACSGRMLAHTIARARLTVTHEIPARPL; encoded by the coding sequence GTGGATCTGCTCGCCCGGCCCATCGCCCCCGACCCCTACGACCTGCTCCCGCCCGTCCCGGGATTCGACCTCGTGTCGGCCGACATGGTCGACGGGGCCCCGATGCCCGAATCGGCGACCCTCGCGGGCGGCTCGACTTCGCCGCACCTCCACTGGGAGGGCTTTCCCGAGCAGACGCGCTCCTTCGTCGTGACCTGCTTCGATCCGGACGCCCCCACGCCCTCGGGGTGGTGGCATTGGATGGTCGTCGATCTCGCGCCGCACCAGACGACGCTGCCGCGCGGAGCCGGCCGTTCCGATCTCGAGCTCGACGGCGCGGCCTTCCACATCCGCGTCGATCACGGCGACCCCGATTACTTCGGGGCCGCTCCCCCGCGCGGCGATCGCCCCCATCGCTACATCTTCGCGGTCCACGCCCTCGACCTCGACACCCTCGGCCTCGATGACGAGGCGACGCCTGCGGCCTGCTCCGGCCGGATGCTGGCGCACACGATCGCCCGGGCCCGTCTCACGGTCACCCACGAGATCCCCGCGCGCCCCCTCTGA
- a CDS encoding tRNA (cytidine(34)-2'-O)-methyltransferase has translation MLHIVFFEPEIPGNSGAAIRLSACTGAMLHLVERLGFDMDDAKLRRAGLDYHDLAHVKVHSDLDSALEEIPGQIWAFTGHATTLYTDVAYADGDGLLFGRESVGLSEEAMNHPRVSERVRIHMREGVRSLNLANSASIAVYEAWRQLGFPAGL, from the coding sequence ATGCTCCACATCGTCTTCTTCGAACCCGAGATCCCGGGGAACTCCGGCGCCGCCATCCGCCTGTCCGCCTGCACCGGCGCGATGCTCCATCTCGTCGAGCGCCTCGGCTTCGATATGGACGATGCGAAGCTCAGGCGCGCAGGCCTCGACTACCACGACCTCGCGCATGTGAAGGTCCATTCCGACCTCGACTCCGCCCTCGAGGAGATCCCCGGGCAGATCTGGGCGTTCACCGGTCACGCGACGACGCTGTACACCGATGTCGCCTACGCCGACGGCGACGGGCTCCTCTTCGGACGCGAATCCGTGGGGCTGAGCGAAGAAGCCATGAACCACCCCCGCGTCTCGGAGCGCGTCCGCATCCACATGCGCGAGGGCGTGCGCTCCCTCAACCTCGCGAACTCGGCCTCGATCGCCGTGTACGAGGCCTGGCGCCAGCTCGGATTCCCCGCGGGCCTCTGA
- a CDS encoding amino acid ABC transporter permease, protein MAHLKDGVELIDAKPVPRPGRWASAVIVALIAAGMARALVTNPNFQWGVVAQWLFSKTIVSGVAYTLLLTVIAMAMGTALAITMAVMRQSVNPILRGVATAYIWFFRGTPIYTQLIFWSLLPSLYPQISLGIPFAPPFVTVDTAAYFTPFWMAFLGLGLNEGAYLAEIIRAGLLSVDKGQWEAATALGMPRSMIFRRIILPQAMRVIVPPIGNETISMLKTTSLVSAIPYTLELTYVASNKGQSLFKPLPLLLTAAIWYLFITTILMWIQSHIERHFGKGFDRRESTSAQPDVDTRFLDVTP, encoded by the coding sequence ATGGCACATCTTAAAGACGGCGTCGAACTCATCGACGCCAAACCCGTCCCGAGACCGGGGCGCTGGGCGAGCGCCGTCATCGTCGCCCTCATCGCAGCGGGCATGGCCCGCGCGCTCGTCACGAACCCGAACTTCCAATGGGGAGTCGTCGCCCAGTGGCTCTTCTCCAAGACGATCGTCTCGGGCGTCGCCTACACCCTGCTCCTCACGGTCATCGCCATGGCGATGGGCACCGCCCTCGCGATCACCATGGCGGTCATGCGCCAGTCGGTGAACCCGATCCTGCGGGGAGTCGCCACCGCCTACATCTGGTTCTTCCGCGGCACGCCGATCTACACGCAGCTCATCTTCTGGTCGCTCCTGCCGAGCCTGTATCCGCAGATCAGCCTCGGCATCCCCTTCGCCCCGCCCTTCGTCACCGTCGACACGGCCGCCTACTTCACCCCCTTCTGGATGGCATTCCTCGGCCTCGGCCTCAACGAGGGCGCCTATCTCGCCGAGATCATCCGCGCAGGCCTGCTCTCGGTCGACAAGGGCCAGTGGGAGGCGGCCACCGCGCTCGGCATGCCGCGCTCGATGATCTTCCGCAGGATCATCCTCCCCCAGGCGATGCGCGTCATCGTCCCGCCGATCGGCAACGAGACGATCTCGATGCTCAAGACGACCTCGCTCGTCTCGGCGATCCCCTACACCCTCGAGCTCACCTACGTCGCCTCGAACAAGGGCCAGAGCCTGTTCAAACCCCTTCCCCTCCTCCTCACGGCGGCGATCTGGTACCTCTTCATCACGACGATCCTCATGTGGATCCAGTCCCACATCGAACGCCACTTCGGCAAGGGCTTCGATCGCAGGGAGTCCACTTCCGCCCAGCCCGATGTCGACACGCGATTCCTGGATGTGACCCCATGA
- a CDS encoding amino acid ABC transporter ATP-binding protein: MTNTPMVQVEGVHKFFGDLHVLKGIDLTIAPGEVCVILGPSGSGKSTLLRCLNQLEEISAGRVRVEGELLGYQEDTQGRLHDLPDKAIARQRARIGMVFQRFNLFPHKTALENVMEAPVHVAGVDKATAKKRALELLDRVGLADRADHYPSELSGGQQQRVAIARALAMDPEIMLFDEPTSALDPELVGEVLQVMKDLAASGMTMAVVTHEIGFAREVADTVVFMDEGVIVEAGSPAEVIGAPKEARTKEFFSKVL; this comes from the coding sequence ATGACGAATACACCGATGGTCCAAGTCGAAGGCGTTCACAAGTTCTTCGGCGATCTTCACGTTCTCAAGGGCATCGACCTCACGATCGCCCCCGGCGAGGTGTGCGTGATCCTCGGCCCCTCGGGTTCGGGCAAATCGACCCTCCTGCGCTGCCTCAATCAGCTCGAGGAGATCAGCGCCGGGCGCGTGCGCGTCGAGGGCGAGCTCCTCGGCTACCAGGAGGACACACAGGGCAGGCTCCACGACCTGCCCGACAAGGCGATCGCCCGCCAGCGCGCACGGATCGGCATGGTCTTCCAGCGCTTCAACCTCTTCCCCCACAAGACCGCGCTCGAGAACGTCATGGAAGCGCCCGTGCACGTGGCCGGGGTCGACAAGGCGACGGCGAAGAAGCGCGCCCTCGAGCTCCTCGACCGGGTGGGGCTGGCCGACCGTGCCGACCACTACCCCTCGGAGCTCTCGGGCGGTCAGCAGCAGCGCGTCGCGATCGCCCGCGCGCTCGCCATGGATCCTGAGATCATGCTCTTCGACGAGCCGACCAGCGCCCTCGACCCCGAACTCGTCGGCGAGGTCCTCCAGGTGATGAAGGATCTGGCGGCCTCGGGCATGACGATGGCCGTCGTCACCCACGAGATCGGCTTCGCCCGCGAGGTCGCCGACACCGTCGTGTTCATGGACGAGGGCGTCATCGTCGAGGCGGGCTCCCCCGCCGAGGTGATCGGCGCGCCGAAGGAGGCCCGCACGAAGGAGTTCTTCTCCAAGGTGCTCTGA
- a CDS encoding ABC transporter substrate-binding protein: MRTLPAALVLATTASLALAACSDPQTSSTTAESGAEQAASTAVVPFDVSTLEAVDSVVALVPDAVKERGVLRNGASTDYAPGEYLADDGQTPVGYDVDLIDAIARVMGLGEGTTQTAGFDTILPQLGSKFDVGASSFTITPERLEAANMVSYIEVGSAYAVAKGNPKGFDPANPCGTTIGVQTGTFQLDYASELSDKCVAEGKEKIEVMPLDLQTDIATKVIGGQYDATLADSTVIGYTVELSGGQLEQVGEVIESAPQGIAMAKDDEQLAKAVQAALQYLMDEGYFEKILAPYGAEGSALKTAELNPAL, translated from the coding sequence ATGCGCACCCTCCCCGCGGCACTCGTCCTGGCGACCACGGCTTCACTCGCCCTCGCCGCCTGCTCCGACCCGCAGACGTCCTCAACGACCGCCGAGTCCGGCGCCGAGCAGGCCGCCTCGACCGCCGTTGTCCCCTTCGACGTTTCAACCCTCGAAGCAGTCGACTCCGTCGTCGCCCTCGTCCCCGATGCGGTGAAGGAGCGCGGCGTCCTGCGCAACGGCGCCTCCACCGACTACGCCCCCGGCGAGTACCTCGCCGATGACGGCCAGACGCCCGTCGGCTACGACGTCGACCTCATCGATGCGATCGCCCGCGTCATGGGCCTGGGCGAGGGCACCACGCAGACCGCCGGATTCGACACGATCCTTCCGCAGCTCGGGTCGAAGTTCGACGTCGGCGCCTCCTCCTTCACCATCACCCCCGAGCGCCTCGAGGCCGCGAACATGGTCTCCTACATCGAGGTCGGCTCCGCCTACGCCGTGGCCAAGGGCAATCCGAAGGGCTTCGATCCGGCGAACCCCTGCGGCACGACGATCGGCGTCCAGACCGGCACCTTCCAGCTCGACTACGCGAGCGAGCTCTCCGACAAGTGCGTCGCCGAGGGCAAGGAGAAGATCGAGGTCATGCCCCTCGACCTCCAGACCGACATCGCCACGAAGGTCATCGGCGGCCAGTACGACGCGACGCTCGCCGACTCCACCGTCATCGGATACACCGTCGAGCTCTCCGGCGGCCAGCTCGAGCAGGTCGGCGAGGTGATCGAGTCCGCCCCGCAGGGCATCGCCATGGCGAAGGACGACGAGCAGCTCGCCAAGGCCGTTCAGGCCGCCCTCCAGTACCTCATGGACGAGGGCTACTTCGAGAAGATCCTCGCCCCCTACGGGGCCGAGGGCTCGGCTCTGAAGACCGCCGAGCTCAACCCGGCTCTCTGA
- the lpdA gene encoding dihydrolipoyl dehydrogenase, producing MSEPAYDVVILGAGSGGYATALRASQLGMKVALIDGDKVGGTCLHRGCIPTKAYLHAAETADAVRESEAFGVLSSFQGIDMARVASYRDSVITKLYKGLQGLLSSRNVEVVQGWGRLVGPDSVEVAGRVITGRHIVLATGSYSRSIPGLEIGGRFITSDQALQMDWVPRSAVVLGGGVIGLEFASVWRSFGAEVTIIEALPHLANNEDEAVSKQLERAFRKRGIAFHTNTRFAGATQDEGGVHVTTENGKSFDADVLLVAVGRGPVTQGLGYEEAGIRMDRGFVLTDERLHTGVAGVYAVGDIVPGLQLAHRGFLQGVFVAEEIAGLNPAPIVESGIPRVTFCEPEIASVGLTEKKARELYGDDVRTVEYNLAGNGKSNILGTQGFIKLVSVVDGPIVGFHGIGARIGEQIGEGELMVNWEAHPEDVASLIHAHPSQNESIGEAAMALAGKPLHAHN from the coding sequence GTGAGCGAACCAGCATACGATGTCGTGATCCTGGGAGCGGGCTCAGGCGGTTACGCCACCGCCCTGCGAGCTTCTCAGCTGGGGATGAAGGTCGCCCTCATCGACGGCGACAAGGTCGGGGGCACGTGCCTGCACCGCGGATGCATCCCCACGAAGGCCTACCTGCATGCGGCGGAGACGGCCGACGCCGTCCGCGAGTCCGAGGCTTTCGGCGTCCTCTCGTCATTCCAGGGCATTGACATGGCGCGGGTCGCGTCCTATCGCGATTCCGTCATCACCAAGCTCTACAAGGGCCTTCAGGGGCTCCTGTCCTCGCGCAACGTCGAGGTCGTCCAGGGATGGGGCCGCCTCGTGGGCCCGGACTCCGTTGAGGTCGCCGGCCGCGTCATCACCGGCCGCCATATCGTCCTCGCCACCGGCTCCTACTCCCGCTCGATCCCGGGCCTGGAGATCGGGGGCCGTTTCATCACCTCCGATCAGGCGCTGCAGATGGACTGGGTCCCGCGTTCCGCCGTGGTCCTCGGCGGAGGGGTCATCGGCCTCGAGTTCGCCTCCGTGTGGAGGAGCTTCGGCGCCGAGGTGACGATCATCGAGGCCCTGCCGCACCTGGCGAACAACGAGGACGAGGCCGTCTCCAAGCAGCTCGAGCGCGCGTTCCGCAAGCGCGGCATCGCCTTCCACACGAACACGCGTTTCGCGGGGGCGACCCAGGACGAGGGCGGAGTGCACGTCACGACGGAGAACGGCAAGTCCTTCGACGCCGATGTCCTGCTCGTCGCCGTTGGCCGCGGCCCGGTGACCCAGGGCTTGGGCTACGAAGAGGCGGGCATCCGCATGGATCGCGGCTTCGTCCTCACGGATGAGCGCCTGCACACCGGAGTCGCGGGCGTCTACGCGGTCGGCGACATCGTCCCCGGGCTTCAGCTCGCGCATCGCGGCTTCCTCCAGGGCGTTTTCGTCGCCGAGGAGATCGCTGGCCTCAATCCCGCCCCGATCGTCGAATCCGGCATTCCGCGCGTCACCTTCTGCGAGCCGGAGATCGCCTCGGTCGGCCTCACGGAGAAGAAGGCCCGCGAGCTCTACGGCGATGACGTGCGCACGGTCGAGTACAACCTGGCGGGCAACGGGAAGTCGAACATCCTCGGCACCCAGGGGTTCATCAAGCTCGTGAGCGTCGTCGACGGTCCGATCGTCGGCTTCCACGGCATCGGCGCCCGTATCGGCGAGCAGATCGGCGAGGGCGAGCTCATGGTCAACTGGGAGGCGCACCCCGAGGACGTCGCTTCCCTGATCCACGCCCACCCCAGTCAGAACGAGTCGATCGGCGAGGCCGCGATGGCCCTTGCCGGCAAGCCCCTCCACGCACACAACTGA
- the sucB gene encoding 2-oxoglutarate dehydrogenase, E2 component, dihydrolipoamide succinyltransferase, whose protein sequence is MATAVTMPALGESVTEGTVTTWLKSVGDTVAVDEAIVEVSTDKVDSEVPSPVAGVLLEILVEEDETVEVGTRIALIGDPSEAAAPAQAPAETPAQDPAEPVQAPAAPVGAPAPAAPATSAQGAEVTMPALGESVTEGTVTTWLKSVGDAVEADEPLLEVSTDKVDSEVPSPVSGFLAEIRVEEDETVGVGTVLAVISASAPSEGSPAAQAVETPAAPAAPAAPTAPAAPAAPAPAAPAMSFDAPSVPVAPSSAPAVAPQAPAPSALARAGYVTPIVRKLAREAGIDIDALTGTGVGGRIRREDVEAAVAARRAAESAAASTAPATEAPVKAAETREPSPLRGTTEKMSRLRQTIARRMVESLQTAAQLTTVIEVDVTKIAALRARSKDAFAAKHGTKLTFLPFFVKAATEALAYHPKINATIDDKSVTYFDHENIGIAVDTPRGLLVPVIANAGEKDIPGLAASINDLAARTRDSKIGPDELSGSTFTITNTGSGGALFDTPVLNMPETAILGLGTIVKRPVVVKAADGSDAIAIRSMVYLSLSYDHRLVDGADASRYLMDVKKRLEAGDFEADLAL, encoded by the coding sequence ATGGCAACCGCAGTGACCATGCCCGCCCTGGGCGAATCGGTGACCGAGGGAACCGTCACCACCTGGCTGAAGTCGGTCGGCGACACCGTCGCCGTCGACGAGGCCATCGTCGAGGTCTCGACCGACAAGGTCGATTCCGAGGTCCCCTCCCCCGTCGCCGGCGTCCTCCTCGAGATTCTCGTCGAAGAGGACGAGACCGTCGAAGTGGGTACTCGGATCGCCCTCATCGGCGATCCCTCCGAGGCGGCCGCCCCTGCGCAGGCCCCCGCCGAAACGCCTGCGCAGGACCCTGCCGAGCCCGTCCAGGCACCGGCTGCACCGGTCGGGGCTCCGGCTCCCGCGGCGCCCGCGACTTCTGCTCAGGGCGCCGAAGTGACGATGCCCGCCCTGGGCGAGTCGGTCACCGAGGGAACCGTGACGACGTGGCTCAAGTCCGTCGGCGATGCCGTCGAGGCCGATGAGCCTCTCCTCGAGGTCTCGACCGACAAGGTCGATTCCGAGGTCCCCTCCCCCGTCTCAGGATTCCTCGCCGAGATCCGTGTCGAAGAGGACGAGACCGTGGGCGTCGGCACGGTCCTCGCCGTGATCTCCGCCTCCGCGCCCTCCGAGGGCTCGCCCGCAGCTCAAGCCGTTGAGACGCCGGCCGCCCCTGCTGCGCCGGCCGCCCCGACGGCTCCTGCGGCGCCGGCCGCTCCCGCCCCTGCGGCACCGGCGATGTCCTTCGACGCCCCCTCCGTTCCCGTCGCGCCCTCCTCGGCGCCGGCCGTCGCACCCCAGGCCCCCGCTCCCTCAGCCCTCGCCCGCGCGGGCTATGTGACTCCGATCGTCCGGAAGCTGGCCCGTGAGGCCGGAATCGACATCGACGCCCTGACGGGCACCGGCGTCGGCGGCCGCATCCGCCGCGAGGACGTCGAGGCCGCGGTCGCCGCCCGCCGCGCCGCCGAGAGCGCCGCCGCTTCGACGGCCCCCGCCACCGAGGCCCCCGTGAAGGCCGCCGAAACCCGCGAGCCCTCGCCCCTGCGCGGCACGACCGAGAAGATGAGCCGCCTGCGCCAGACGATCGCCCGTCGCATGGTCGAGTCCCTCCAGACCGCGGCCCAGCTCACGACGGTCATCGAGGTGGACGTCACGAAGATCGCGGCCCTCCGCGCCCGCTCGAAGGACGCCTTCGCCGCCAAGCACGGCACGAAGCTCACCTTCCTGCCCTTCTTCGTGAAGGCCGCTACCGAGGCCCTCGCCTACCATCCGAAGATCAACGCGACGATCGACGACAAGAGCGTCACGTACTTCGATCACGAGAACATCGGCATCGCGGTCGACACGCCCCGCGGCCTCCTCGTCCCCGTCATCGCGAACGCGGGCGAGAAGGACATCCCGGGCCTGGCGGCTTCGATCAACGATCTCGCGGCCCGTACCCGCGATTCGAAGATCGGCCCCGACGAGCTCTCCGGCTCGACCTTCACGATCACGAACACCGGGTCGGGCGGCGCGCTCTTCGACACGCCGGTCCTCAACATGCCCGAGACTGCGATCCTCGGCCTCGGCACGATCGTCAAGCGCCCCGTCGTCGTCAAGGCGGCTGACGGCTCCGATGCGATCGCGATCCGTTCGATGGTCTACCTCTCGCTCTCCTACGATCACCGTCTCGTTGACGGCGCCGATGCGTCCCGCTACCTCATGGACGTGAAGAAGCGCCTCGAGGCCGGCGACTTCGAGGCCGACCTGGCCCTCTGA
- a CDS encoding protein kinase domain-containing protein produces the protein MEINGYELGSIAFVTSRGPLWSTCTPDGTPALLSLHSKAEGEEWSERWKAWALVRSARIARLLDVVRHDDGRWALIQERVPGRALDLLIGTAALRPESLRRGIVSDIREALEALHSAGLVHGDVSPRNVLIDENGRAVLVDLAFPPRAGGGTPGFSVSEVKDEAGDLSALEAIASALDLRAEGGGAECSPADDAVGIVRRASESAVTVTARAKRSPRPVLAGILGLALVACAAAAVVLSAPSDGGAQARAIPSPGLGGSDPGSCPSREEARTEIAKILAARDEAIAQADVRGLEGRVGGALGAQDRERLEVLIKADARLSGLETRAEILADPECDGEEVRVDVRLLQSGAEICRKGVCEAGPGPQAGELRLVFPAGAWIVIDAKTYKG, from the coding sequence GTGGAGATCAACGGATATGAACTGGGGTCAATCGCATTCGTCACATCGCGAGGGCCCCTGTGGTCGACCTGCACCCCGGATGGGACTCCGGCGCTGCTCAGCCTGCATTCGAAAGCCGAGGGCGAGGAATGGTCCGAACGATGGAAGGCCTGGGCGCTCGTGCGCTCCGCCCGCATCGCCCGTCTGCTCGACGTCGTGCGTCACGATGACGGGCGCTGGGCGCTCATTCAGGAGAGGGTCCCGGGACGCGCCCTCGACCTCCTCATCGGCACGGCGGCCCTGAGGCCCGAATCGCTGAGAAGGGGCATCGTCTCGGACATCCGCGAGGCGCTGGAAGCGCTCCACTCGGCGGGCCTCGTCCACGGCGACGTGTCGCCGCGCAACGTCCTCATCGATGAGAACGGCCGCGCGGTGCTGGTCGACCTCGCCTTCCCTCCCCGCGCCGGAGGAGGCACCCCCGGCTTCTCCGTCTCGGAGGTCAAGGACGAGGCCGGCGACCTCTCCGCCCTGGAGGCGATTGCGAGCGCCCTGGATCTTCGCGCCGAAGGCGGCGGCGCGGAATGCTCGCCGGCGGATGACGCCGTCGGCATCGTGAGGCGGGCGAGCGAATCCGCGGTGACCGTGACGGCGAGGGCCAAGCGCTCGCCCCGACCCGTGCTCGCCGGGATCCTCGGACTGGCCCTCGTCGCCTGCGCGGCGGCCGCCGTCGTCCTGAGCGCTCCATCGGACGGCGGTGCGCAGGCTCGGGCGATTCCCTCCCCCGGACTCGGCGGCTCCGATCCCGGGAGCTGCCCCTCGAGGGAAGAGGCGCGGACTGAGATCGCGAAGATCCTCGCCGCCCGCGACGAGGCCATCGCCCAAGCGGACGTCAGGGGCCTGGAAGGACGGGTCGGGGGCGCTCTCGGCGCCCAGGACCGCGAGCGGCTGGAGGTCCTCATCAAGGCGGATGCGCGTCTGAGCGGCTTGGAGACGAGGGCGGAGATCCTGGCTGATCCCGAATGCGACGGCGAGGAGGTGCGCGTCGACGTCCGTCTCCTCCAATCGGGGGCCGAGATCTGCCGGAAGGGGGTGTGTGAAGCCGGGCCCGGGCCGCAGGCCGGGGAGCTCCGACTGGTCTTCCCGGCGGGCGCCTGGATCGTCATCGATGCGAAGACTTACAAGGGGTGA
- a CDS encoding DUF4191 domain-containing protein — MSENTAPKKRRWYHNLADAYRITKRTYPWIGWALVGSVILTLCIALIIAVLIEGNWIVWSILGLLFGATVAMTLLSFLVRRAMYAQIDGTVGSVYAVLSQISSGWIIPEQPLTVTREQDIVWRIIGRPGVVLISEGPSSRVQPLMSAERKKIQKVAKNVPVHVVQVGHAEGQVELAKLQSRIRSFKKVLTKEEVPQVSARLAALQSSQPPIPKGIDPMRARPNRRAMRGR, encoded by the coding sequence ATGAGCGAGAACACCGCACCGAAGAAGCGCCGCTGGTACCACAACCTCGCGGACGCCTACCGCATTACGAAGCGCACCTATCCCTGGATCGGATGGGCGCTCGTCGGCTCCGTGATCCTGACGCTCTGCATCGCGCTCATCATCGCCGTCCTCATCGAGGGCAACTGGATCGTCTGGTCGATCCTCGGCCTCCTCTTCGGCGCGACCGTCGCGATGACGCTGCTCTCCTTCCTCGTCCGACGCGCCATGTACGCCCAGATCGACGGCACGGTCGGCTCCGTCTACGCCGTTCTGTCGCAGATTAGCTCGGGCTGGATCATCCCCGAACAGCCCTTGACCGTCACCCGCGAGCAGGACATCGTGTGGCGGATCATCGGCCGCCCCGGCGTGGTGCTCATCTCCGAGGGCCCGTCGAGCCGCGTTCAGCCGCTCATGTCCGCCGAGCGCAAGAAGATCCAGAAGGTGGCGAAGAACGTGCCGGTGCACGTCGTCCAGGTCGGGCACGCGGAGGGCCAGGTCGAGCTGGCAAAGCTCCAGTCCCGGATCCGCTCCTTCAAGAAGGTCCTCACGAAGGAGGAAGTCCCGCAGGTTTCGGCCCGTTTGGCCGCGCTCCAGTCCTCGCAGCCGCCGATCCCGAAGGGCATCGATCCGATGCGCGCGCGCCCGAACCGGAGGGCGATGCGCGGCCGTTGA